In a single window of the Pseudodesulfovibrio profundus genome:
- a CDS encoding DUF4389 domain-containing protein: MSASRPTTADRGAILKRLLITLVCMIFFEVTALLVQLTVIFQYGYLLIAKKRSEPLRQFSNTLAQFGYRLMRYNTLNENKRPFPFNRFPEESECEPPEKQVLFK, translated from the coding sequence ATGAGTGCCAGTCGACCTACCACAGCTGATCGCGGAGCCATCCTCAAGCGCCTGTTGATCACCTTGGTCTGCATGATATTTTTTGAGGTGACGGCCCTTTTGGTGCAGTTGACCGTGATCTTTCAATACGGCTATCTGCTGATCGCCAAGAAACGGAGTGAACCGTTACGTCAGTTTTCCAATACACTGGCGCAGTTCGGCTACCGTTTGATGCGTTACAACACGCTCAATGAAAACAAGCGTCCGTTCCCGTTCAACCGGTTCCCGGAAGAGAGTGAGTGCGAGCCGCCCGAAAAACAGGTCCTGTTCAAGTAA
- a CDS encoding BPL-N domain-containing protein, with protein MSSIHIYWDESHFWGLLMTRALSAWGIPFRLVRGQEIADGVLSGKSGVPPKLLIVPGGRAKGKADRLGVTGMDKICEFIHGGGQYLGFCGGTGLALTGPYGLGLSPWTRDGYKNRLHHFLSGHVETSINTDHPLVPDSIGPTAQLPVWWPGRFAPKDNNVTVLARYNTPGPDFWVADIHLATLPKGTMTDWENLYGIHLRPDFIEGLPCITTNRFGAGRVTLSYTHLETPGSTQANQWLAHIIANATGETPTNALPPAWDVSARPIVWDDPILLEAKASMEKIIDTGVSHFLLFWRNPWLLGWRRGIPGAGINAMYSLICESVASTPNDEARKYWKSKRDQFSVLMNLLSNGLTGYLLAERLSMTVFHSDPDAVSKEGLKEQRRALFGIPPEPGGLFADLAAILEELYWRLNTTSDK; from the coding sequence ATGTCAAGCATACATATATATTGGGACGAGTCGCATTTCTGGGGATTGCTGATGACACGCGCATTGTCTGCGTGGGGCATCCCCTTTCGTCTCGTGCGCGGTCAGGAAATAGCTGATGGCGTGCTTTCTGGCAAGTCGGGAGTCCCTCCAAAGCTGCTAATCGTCCCCGGAGGACGGGCCAAAGGCAAGGCAGACCGTCTTGGCGTCACCGGCATGGACAAAATTTGCGAATTTATCCACGGCGGTGGCCAGTATCTCGGCTTCTGCGGCGGTACCGGACTCGCCCTGACCGGCCCCTACGGGCTGGGTTTGTCTCCCTGGACCCGTGATGGATACAAAAATCGCCTGCACCATTTTCTTTCCGGCCATGTGGAAACCTCGATCAACACCGATCATCCACTTGTTCCCGACTCCATCGGCCCCACGGCCCAGCTCCCCGTATGGTGGCCCGGCCGGTTTGCCCCCAAGGACAACAACGTCACCGTACTTGCGCGGTACAACACGCCCGGCCCAGACTTCTGGGTGGCCGACATCCACCTCGCGACCCTGCCCAAGGGCACCATGACCGACTGGGAGAACCTGTACGGCATCCATCTTCGTCCCGATTTCATCGAAGGGCTCCCATGCATAACCACCAACCGGTTCGGAGCAGGCCGAGTGACGTTGAGCTATACCCACCTCGAAACACCCGGCTCCACACAGGCCAACCAGTGGCTTGCGCACATCATCGCCAATGCGACCGGCGAAACACCCACCAATGCGCTGCCCCCGGCATGGGATGTCTCGGCACGGCCCATTGTCTGGGACGATCCCATTCTGCTCGAAGCCAAGGCAAGCATGGAAAAGATCATCGATACCGGGGTCAGCCACTTCCTGCTCTTCTGGCGCAATCCCTGGCTGCTGGGCTGGCGACGTGGCATCCCGGGTGCAGGGATCAACGCCATGTACTCCCTGATCTGCGAATCCGTGGCGAGCACACCCAACGATGAAGCCAGGAAATACTGGAAATCCAAACGGGACCAGTTCTCGGTGCTGATGAATCTGCTGTCCAACGGTCTCACCGGCTACCTGCTGGCCGAACGACTCTCCATGACCGTCTTCCATTCCGACCCGGACGCTGTTTCCAAGGAAGGACTCAAGGAACAACGCCGGGCGCTATTCGGCATTCCTCCCGAACCCGGCGGATTATTTGCTGACTTGGCTGCCATCCTCGAAGAATTATACTGGCGCCTGAACACCACAAGCGATAAATAG
- the cobA gene encoding uroporphyrinogen-III C-methyltransferase, with protein MANVFLVGAGPGDPGMLTLRAKEIIETCDIMIYDYLANAEFLKWCKPECEILYVGKKGGDHTLPQDKINDLIVEKSRSGKVVCRLKGGDPYVFGRGGEEGEELVEAGIDFEVVPGITAGVAAPAYAGIPVTHRDHTTSVCFITGHEDPTKGESGHNWEVYGKSTSTLVFYMGVGNLPMIAENLMKNGRAADTPVALVRWGTRCNQTSFVSTLENVAREAEERKWKAPSIIIVGGVCSLHDKLAWFEKKPMLGQGVVVTRAREQASGLVNILSGHGACVHEFPTISVEHLDDYNEVETAILQLARYQWVVFTSVNGVKFFWEQLNAIGLDSRILGGIQVAAIGPATADALKDRGINPDFVPEKYVAEHVVEGLLKLGIQGQDVLIPRAKVAREVLPEELKKAGCNVTVLPVYETKLAESSGDDIVAALDNGDIQYVTFTSSSTVENFFELVKPEVFKQYPDVKIASIGPITTKTVERFGFTPNLEPEDYTIPGLVDVLLSDAD; from the coding sequence ATGGCAAACGTATTCTTAGTTGGAGCTGGACCGGGCGATCCGGGCATGTTGACCCTTCGTGCGAAGGAGATCATCGAGACCTGTGACATCATGATTTACGACTATCTGGCCAACGCCGAATTCCTGAAATGGTGCAAGCCGGAGTGTGAAATCCTGTATGTCGGCAAGAAAGGTGGCGATCACACCCTGCCCCAGGACAAGATCAATGACCTGATCGTCGAGAAATCCCGCTCGGGCAAGGTTGTCTGCCGACTCAAAGGTGGCGACCCGTACGTCTTCGGGCGTGGCGGCGAAGAAGGCGAAGAGCTGGTGGAAGCCGGTATCGATTTTGAAGTGGTGCCGGGCATCACCGCCGGTGTGGCAGCGCCTGCCTATGCCGGTATTCCGGTCACCCACCGCGACCACACCACCTCCGTCTGCTTCATCACCGGACACGAAGACCCGACCAAGGGTGAATCCGGTCACAACTGGGAAGTATACGGCAAGTCCACCTCCACCCTCGTTTTCTACATGGGTGTCGGCAATCTTCCGATGATCGCCGAGAACCTCATGAAAAATGGCCGTGCGGCTGATACGCCGGTGGCACTGGTCCGCTGGGGTACGCGCTGCAACCAGACCTCGTTTGTCTCCACACTGGAGAACGTGGCCCGCGAAGCCGAAGAGCGTAAGTGGAAGGCTCCGTCCATCATCATCGTTGGCGGTGTCTGCTCCCTGCACGACAAGCTGGCATGGTTCGAGAAGAAGCCCATGCTCGGCCAGGGCGTTGTTGTAACCCGCGCCCGGGAACAGGCCAGCGGGCTGGTCAATATCCTGAGCGGTCACGGCGCCTGCGTACATGAGTTTCCCACCATTTCCGTGGAACACCTCGATGACTACAACGAAGTGGAAACCGCCATTCTGCAACTGGCTCGTTACCAGTGGGTCGTTTTCACCTCGGTCAACGGTGTGAAATTCTTCTGGGAACAGCTGAATGCCATCGGTCTGGATTCCCGTATCCTGGGTGGCATTCAAGTTGCCGCCATCGGCCCCGCCACTGCGGATGCTTTGAAGGACAGGGGGATCAACCCGGATTTCGTACCCGAGAAGTACGTTGCCGAACACGTTGTCGAAGGCTTGTTGAAGCTGGGCATTCAGGGACAGGATGTTCTCATCCCCCGCGCAAAGGTTGCACGTGAAGTGTTGCCCGAAGAGCTGAAAAAAGCCGGTTGCAATGTCACGGTTCTTCCCGTGTACGAGACCAAACTGGCCGAAAGCTCCGGCGACGACATTGTGGCTGCCCTTGATAACGGCGACATCCAGTATGTGACGTTCACCTCTTCCTCTACGGTCGAGAACTTCTTTGAGCTGGTGAAGCCGGAAGTCTTCAAGCAGTACCCGGACGTGAAGATCGCATCCATCGGTCCCATCACCACCAAGACGGTTGAACGCTTCGGATTTACGCCCAACCTTGAGCCGGAAGATTATACCATTCCCGGCCTTGTTGATGTGCTCTTGAGCGACGCCGACTAG
- a CDS encoding FapA family protein: protein MGNDKKQKQCPDAQFRFAMSEDGMKLGVSRYFPPNGGEEPSVELLRRQVAEAGVSLPIDEDAAHQIIEAVKSKGEIKRIVLVRGIPAQEPQDASLVALGNLDYPVFPGDRFARKHEAKPAQAGQTIDGKPLEPKKDFTPKDIAITMGDNVEFDPLTETYVSQAWGMAIFQEGVLSVEPIPHISEDAIQVSGTLHHQDFKKRQITPAQVEKELRDMGVVIDIDTDLLDNLLEEARSTETPLYDQTLVEGKHPVPGHDGWFEFLVSSREETGTEDESGRLDFRDRGSYPMVNPQQIIGRLHGPTPGEGGIDIYGKTIPAHAGRPLKIHLGENVMAHEDKITFASKAKGVVSMERGTLSVTDCLLISGDVDLGTGNVKLEHGSVKILGSIQAGAVVSAPKHIIVGGSVESATVYAGGNIEIAGGVLMPEGGTIKAEGDISVGHTANARLIAGGDVHITNDITNTIIEAEGTLFATKGKGHIQGGRIMTGKGMLVNEVGSELGVATTIMINIQLEGDEELRQERAKLKQSIARVDDALGTDPPEAILARTPKEKRPAVVEVLKHRITLIKRRKQVSEQINQINLRRQEKLAGTKIKVRRVVHPGVTIKFGSTSMAVKQRLEAPTIYWSENKREIAIG, encoded by the coding sequence ATGGGCAACGACAAAAAACAAAAGCAATGCCCGGATGCACAATTCCGGTTTGCCATGTCCGAAGACGGCATGAAACTGGGAGTAAGTCGGTACTTTCCCCCCAACGGCGGCGAAGAACCGTCTGTGGAGCTCCTGCGACGTCAGGTCGCCGAAGCCGGAGTTTCTCTGCCTATTGATGAAGATGCCGCCCATCAGATCATCGAAGCGGTCAAGAGCAAAGGGGAGATCAAACGCATCGTCCTCGTTCGCGGGATTCCGGCCCAGGAACCGCAGGATGCCAGCCTGGTAGCCCTTGGCAATTTGGACTACCCCGTTTTCCCCGGTGATCGATTTGCCCGAAAACACGAGGCGAAACCGGCCCAGGCCGGACAAACCATCGACGGTAAGCCTCTCGAACCCAAAAAAGATTTCACACCCAAAGATATCGCCATCACCATGGGCGACAATGTGGAGTTCGACCCGCTGACGGAAACCTATGTTTCCCAAGCCTGGGGCATGGCCATCTTTCAGGAAGGCGTCCTGTCCGTGGAGCCTATCCCCCATATTTCCGAAGATGCCATTCAGGTGTCCGGCACCCTGCACCACCAGGATTTCAAAAAGCGACAGATCACTCCGGCACAGGTCGAAAAGGAACTGCGCGACATGGGTGTGGTCATCGATATCGACACGGATCTGCTGGACAATCTTCTTGAAGAAGCACGCTCGACCGAGACCCCGCTCTATGACCAGACATTGGTTGAAGGCAAACATCCGGTTCCCGGGCATGACGGCTGGTTTGAATTTCTCGTTTCGTCCCGCGAGGAGACCGGCACTGAAGACGAATCCGGCAGGCTGGATTTTCGTGACCGGGGTTCCTACCCCATGGTCAACCCCCAGCAGATAATAGGGCGCCTGCACGGCCCCACTCCCGGCGAAGGCGGCATCGATATCTACGGCAAGACCATCCCGGCCCACGCAGGTCGTCCGCTGAAGATTCACTTGGGCGAAAATGTCATGGCCCATGAGGACAAGATCACCTTTGCTTCCAAGGCAAAAGGCGTAGTCTCCATGGAACGCGGCACCCTTTCCGTAACCGACTGCCTTCTCATTTCCGGCGACGTGGACCTCGGCACCGGCAACGTCAAGCTGGAACACGGCTCGGTCAAGATACTCGGCTCCATCCAGGCGGGTGCAGTCGTTTCCGCCCCCAAGCACATCATTGTCGGCGGCTCAGTGGAATCGGCAACGGTGTATGCGGGCGGCAATATAGAAATCGCCGGTGGCGTGCTCATGCCCGAAGGGGGAACCATCAAGGCGGAAGGCGACATTTCCGTTGGTCACACGGCCAATGCCCGCCTTATCGCAGGTGGCGACGTACACATCACCAATGACATCACCAATACCATCATCGAAGCCGAAGGCACCCTTTTTGCCACCAAGGGCAAAGGACATATCCAGGGCGGTCGCATCATGACCGGCAAGGGGATGCTCGTGAATGAAGTGGGTTCCGAACTGGGCGTGGCAACGACCATCATGATCAATATCCAGCTGGAAGGCGACGAAGAGTTGCGTCAGGAGCGGGCCAAGCTGAAACAGTCCATAGCCCGGGTGGACGATGCCCTGGGCACCGATCCGCCGGAAGCCATTCTTGCCAGAACTCCCAAGGAAAAGCGCCCGGCTGTCGTTGAGGTCCTCAAGCACCGCATCACATTGATCAAGCGCCGCAAGCAGGTCAGCGAGCAGATCAATCAGATCAACCTGCGCCGACAGGAAAAGCTGGCCGGAACCAAGATCAAGGTTCGTCGGGTGGTCCACCCCGGTGTCACCATAAAATTCGGCAGCACCAGCATGGCGGTGAAGCAGCGCCTTGAGGCACCCACCATCTATTGGAGCGAGAACAAGCGCGAAATCGCGATCGGGTAA
- the purN gene encoding phosphoribosylglycinamide formyltransferase, which yields MSLPIAVLVSGSGSNLQSIIDRIEVGALDAEIKLVISNKANAYGIQRAKKYGLPYKVLLHNDFRSREDFDQAMVDAIHAAGIGEDGLVVMAGFMRIVTTTFLSPFEGRVINIHPALLPSFPGVNGQADAADYGVKIAGCTVHFVDEQMDHGPVIIQAAVPCQAGEDGDALEPRILKMEHRIFPQAIQWFAERRLKIVGRHVELAVSGRPAANQPMAAIDPPVHALVWPPLEEGF from the coding sequence ATGTCTTTGCCTATCGCCGTTCTCGTTTCCGGCAGCGGGTCCAACCTGCAATCCATCATCGACCGCATCGAGGTGGGAGCGCTTGATGCTGAAATCAAGCTTGTCATCTCCAATAAGGCCAATGCCTACGGCATTCAGCGGGCAAAGAAGTACGGACTGCCTTACAAGGTGTTGCTTCACAATGATTTTCGCTCTCGTGAAGATTTTGACCAGGCCATGGTGGATGCTATCCACGCGGCCGGTATCGGTGAGGACGGGTTGGTCGTCATGGCCGGTTTCATGCGCATCGTCACCACGACATTCCTGTCGCCATTCGAGGGGCGAGTCATCAACATCCACCCCGCGTTGCTGCCGAGTTTTCCCGGCGTGAACGGGCAGGCCGACGCAGCGGACTACGGCGTCAAGATCGCCGGATGCACCGTCCATTTTGTCGATGAGCAGATGGACCACGGTCCTGTTATCATCCAGGCCGCCGTGCCATGTCAGGCCGGTGAGGATGGCGACGCTCTCGAACCTCGTATCCTCAAGATGGAACACAGAATTTTCCCGCAGGCCATTCAGTGGTTTGCCGAGCGGCGTCTGAAGATCGTGGGCCGTCACGTGGAGTTGGCTGTTTCCGGTCGTCCGGCAGCGAACCAGCCCATGGCAGCGATCGATCCGCCGGTTCACGCCCTGGTCTGGCCTCCCCTTGAAGAAGGGTTTTAG
- a CDS encoding valine--tRNA ligase: MARKELAKAYEPWDVEEKWETHWEENKTFTPDPEDEGDAYSIVIPPPNVTGVLHMGHALNLTLQDILCRFNRQQGKNVLWVPGTDHAGIATQNVVERQLKEEGLTRDDLGREKFIERVWDWKKEKGDHILSQIRRMGASVDWTRECFTFDDQRAKAVRKVFVELFEQGLIYKGDYIINWCNRCHTALADDEVEHEAKPGALHHIKYSLSDGSGDLIVATTRPETMLADTAIAVNPEDDRFNHLIGKTAILPLVGKELPIIGDTYVDIEFGTGCLKVTPAHDMNDWELGRKHDLEVISILDEAGIVNENAPEKYQGLTVKEARKAVIADLEAEGRMLEIADHDHSVGVCYRCKSTIEPHVSTQWFVSMKPLAEKARAAVPSETQIYPEHWTKTYYNWLDEIRDWCISRQIWWGHRIPAWTCEDCGELIVAMDDPTQCTKCGSAKLIRDEDVLDTWFSSALWPFSTLGWPDDTKELEKYYPTSCLVTGFDILFFWVARMMMMGLQFKEQVPFNHVYIHALVRDEMGKKMSKSTGNVIDPLDMIQKYGADALRFTLTSFAAMGRDIKLSEQRIEGYKHFMNKIWNATRFAMMNLPDEIPAVDVTEAEGLANKWILHRLEEVKKTIAEATGEYKFNEIAQTLYKFIWSEFCDWYLEMVKPALYGEDEAQKAATQKVLWTVLSETMIMLHPVTPFITQEIWTSLPRPAGDDRSDDIATLLFPEMREQCLNKDVVKEMELFMGVVSGTRNIRTELLIEPAKKLDLLIKTVNDEDKAVLEANVNLIQSLARVDNVTIGADVEAPKASGAAVIQGHELAVPLEGVVDFESELARLDKNLKKLEKTMKGVSGKLSNPGFVNNAPEAVVEKEKGKLAEMEEEKNKLTQLKERLESVMG, translated from the coding sequence ATGGCTCGTAAAGAACTCGCCAAGGCATACGAACCTTGGGATGTCGAGGAAAAGTGGGAAACCCACTGGGAAGAAAACAAGACGTTCACCCCTGATCCGGAGGACGAGGGCGACGCCTATTCCATCGTCATCCCGCCGCCCAACGTCACCGGCGTGCTGCACATGGGCCACGCCTTGAACCTGACGCTGCAGGATATCCTGTGCCGATTCAACCGCCAGCAGGGCAAGAACGTCCTGTGGGTCCCCGGCACCGACCACGCAGGCATCGCCACCCAGAACGTGGTGGAGCGCCAGCTCAAGGAAGAAGGGCTGACCCGTGACGATCTCGGTCGCGAAAAATTTATCGAACGTGTGTGGGACTGGAAAAAGGAAAAGGGCGACCACATCCTCAGCCAGATCCGCCGCATGGGTGCTTCCGTTGACTGGACTCGTGAATGCTTCACCTTTGACGACCAGCGCGCCAAGGCTGTTCGCAAGGTCTTTGTCGAGCTGTTCGAGCAGGGGCTGATCTACAAGGGCGACTACATCATCAACTGGTGCAACCGTTGTCACACTGCACTGGCCGATGATGAGGTCGAACACGAAGCCAAGCCCGGTGCTCTGCATCACATCAAATATTCCCTGTCCGATGGTTCCGGCGATCTCATTGTTGCCACCACCCGGCCCGAGACCATGCTGGCCGATACCGCCATTGCCGTGAATCCCGAGGACGATCGTTTCAACCACCTCATTGGCAAGACCGCCATCCTGCCGCTGGTGGGTAAGGAACTGCCGATCATCGGTGACACCTACGTTGATATCGAGTTCGGAACCGGTTGCCTCAAGGTGACCCCGGCTCACGATATGAACGACTGGGAGCTGGGTCGCAAGCATGACCTCGAAGTCATTTCCATTCTGGATGAAGCCGGTATCGTCAATGAGAACGCACCGGAAAAGTACCAGGGCCTGACCGTCAAGGAAGCCCGCAAGGCTGTTATTGCCGATCTGGAGGCCGAGGGCCGGATGCTCGAAATCGCCGACCACGATCACTCCGTGGGCGTCTGCTATCGTTGCAAATCCACCATCGAGCCGCACGTTTCCACTCAGTGGTTCGTCTCCATGAAGCCGCTGGCCGAAAAGGCACGTGCCGCTGTTCCGTCCGAAACCCAGATTTATCCCGAGCACTGGACCAAGACCTACTACAACTGGCTGGATGAGATTCGCGACTGGTGTATCTCCCGACAGATCTGGTGGGGGCATCGCATCCCGGCCTGGACCTGTGAGGATTGCGGCGAGCTGATCGTTGCCATGGATGATCCCACCCAGTGCACCAAGTGCGGCTCCGCCAAGCTAATTCGCGACGAAGACGTGCTCGACACGTGGTTCTCGTCCGCTCTGTGGCCGTTCTCCACCCTTGGCTGGCCCGATGATACCAAGGAGCTGGAAAAGTACTATCCGACTTCCTGTCTCGTCACCGGCTTCGACATCCTGTTCTTCTGGGTCGCCCGCATGATGATGATGGGCCTGCAGTTCAAGGAGCAGGTGCCGTTCAACCACGTGTACATCCACGCACTGGTTCGCGACGAAATGGGCAAGAAGATGTCCAAGTCCACCGGTAACGTCATTGATCCGCTGGACATGATTCAGAAATACGGTGCCGACGCCCTGCGTTTCACCCTGACGAGCTTCGCTGCCATGGGCCGCGACATCAAGCTCTCCGAGCAGCGCATCGAAGGCTACAAGCACTTCATGAATAAAATCTGGAACGCCACCCGTTTCGCCATGATGAACCTGCCGGACGAGATTCCCGCAGTGGACGTCACCGAGGCCGAAGGGTTGGCCAACAAGTGGATTCTCCACCGGCTCGAAGAGGTCAAGAAGACCATTGCCGAGGCCACTGGCGAGTACAAGTTCAACGAGATCGCCCAGACACTCTACAAGTTCATCTGGTCCGAGTTCTGTGACTGGTATCTGGAAATGGTCAAGCCCGCCCTTTACGGCGAGGACGAAGCACAGAAAGCAGCCACCCAGAAGGTGCTGTGGACCGTGCTCTCCGAAACCATGATCATGCTGCACCCGGTCACTCCGTTCATCACGCAGGAAATCTGGACGTCACTGCCCCGACCTGCCGGTGATGATCGCAGCGACGATATCGCCACCCTGCTGTTCCCGGAAATGCGCGAGCAGTGCCTGAACAAGGATGTGGTCAAGGAAATGGAGCTCTTCATGGGCGTTGTTTCCGGCACTCGTAACATCCGAACCGAGCTGCTCATCGAACCCGCCAAGAAGCTCGACCTGCTTATCAAGACCGTCAATGATGAAGACAAGGCAGTGCTTGAGGCGAACGTCAACCTGATTCAGTCTCTGGCACGTGTCGACAATGTAACCATCGGTGCCGATGTCGAGGCTCCCAAGGCCTCTGGTGCCGCAGTTATTCAGGGGCATGAGCTGGCGGTTCCGCTGGAAGGCGTTGTGGACTTCGAGTCCGAACTGGCCCGTCTGGACAAAAATCTGAAAAAGCTTGAAAAGACCATGAAAGGTGTTTCAGGTAAGCTGTCCAACCCCGGCTTCGTCAACAATGCGCCCGAGGCCGTTGTCGAAAAGGAAAAGGGCAAGCTCGCTGAAATGGAAGAAGAAAAGAATAAACTGACCCAGCTCAAGGAACGCCTTGAGTCGGTCATGGGCTAA
- a CDS encoding substrate-binding periplasmic protein, which produces MQAQTLLAMAEENPPYCYTSKGRPMGVAVELFEKMTQQAQIDCPVESIRFWPWARGYEEVQVNRNAILFPMARTVEREALVQWIGPIQTLKASFIARKASKITFQSIDQVTEKYIVGTIRDSAAEQMLVSMGVAQNKIHSVHSIDLNIRKLLKGRIDLLLVNEAAFFHSLESMGHNADEYEVVHPFLDTTLYFAANKDMDRDVVRRLQKALDSIKNSGQQTTILSKYSM; this is translated from the coding sequence GTGCAGGCACAGACACTCCTGGCCATGGCAGAAGAAAATCCCCCATACTGCTACACAAGTAAGGGACGCCCCATGGGAGTGGCTGTCGAGCTGTTTGAAAAGATGACGCAACAGGCGCAGATAGACTGCCCGGTTGAAAGTATTCGCTTTTGGCCCTGGGCCAGGGGATATGAAGAAGTCCAGGTCAATCGAAACGCCATATTGTTTCCCATGGCACGAACAGTGGAGCGCGAAGCGCTGGTCCAATGGATTGGCCCCATTCAGACGTTGAAGGCCAGCTTCATCGCAAGGAAAGCATCAAAGATAACTTTCCAAAGTATTGATCAAGTGACCGAAAAATATATTGTTGGAACCATCCGGGACAGTGCCGCAGAACAAATGCTTGTTTCCATGGGCGTTGCACAAAACAAGATCCACAGTGTCCACTCCATCGATCTGAATATCAGAAAACTCCTGAAGGGACGTATTGACCTGCTCCTTGTCAATGAGGCCGCATTCTTTCACAGCCTGGAAAGCATGGGGCATAACGCGGATGAATATGAAGTGGTCCACCCCTTTCTCGACACCACACTCTATTTTGCTGCAAACAAAGATATGGACAGGGATGTCGTAAGACGCCTCCAGAAGGCACTGGATTCGATCAAAAACAGCGGCCAGCAAACCACCATTCTTTCCAAGTACAGTATGTAG